The Thermoanaerobaculales bacterium genome has a segment encoding these proteins:
- the lspA gene encoding signal peptidase II: MRSALPWVTAALVVVLDRVTKMLVVDHLTVGSWTPVVPGLALTRVHNTGIAFSLFSDGSWLSRVLLHAVILTAVVLIAWMARRHGHHRLLAGFAFGLILGGAAGNLIDRVLYGWVIDFLHLWLRLGDRTWSWPDFNVADAAITVGAILLILNELLAGRGQPSHAPDPS; encoded by the coding sequence ATGAGAAGCGCTCTGCCGTGGGTCACCGCCGCCCTCGTGGTCGTCCTCGACCGCGTCACCAAGATGCTGGTCGTGGATCATCTGACCGTCGGCAGCTGGACCCCGGTGGTCCCGGGCCTGGCGCTGACCCGCGTCCACAACACGGGCATCGCCTTCAGCCTGTTCAGCGACGGCAGCTGGCTGTCGCGCGTGCTGCTGCACGCCGTCATCCTGACCGCAGTCGTGCTGATCGCCTGGATGGCGAGACGGCACGGCCACCACCGTCTGCTCGCCGGCTTCGCCTTCGGGCTGATCCTGGGGGGCGCTGCCGGCAACCTGATCGACCGCGTCCTCTACGGTTGGGTCATCGACTTCCTGCACCTCTGGCTCCGGCTCGGCGACCGGACCTGGTCGTGGCCCGACTTCAACGTCGCCGACGCCGCCATCACGGTCGGCGCGATCCTGCTCATCCTCAACGAGCTCCTGGCCGGGCGCGGCCAGCCGTCACATGCACCCGATCCTTCTTGA
- a CDS encoding RluA family pseudouridine synthase has protein sequence MSPLHRFSVPDRLAGERLDRCVAELHGQWSRSRVRRLLDDGRVLVNDQPAKPATIVAAGDRIEVDEPPLQPLGLAAEDIPLVILHEDEALLVLDKPPGLVIHPATGNRSGTLVNALLRHCSTLSGIGGVERPGIVHRLDKDTSGLMVVAKTERAHLSLSLAFRRREVEKRYLAVCFGAPAEPAGVIEGAVGRHPTERKRMAVVESGRPARTLYTVIERLSGTSLVECRPVTGRTHQIRVHLAHIGHALVGDQTYAGRQWRNLEDPRQRAACRDFPRQALHAWRLAFLHPVTGERHEFEAPPPADFLLLVEALRPGR, from the coding sequence GTGAGCCCGCTCCACCGCTTCTCCGTGCCCGACCGCCTCGCCGGAGAGCGCCTCGACCGCTGCGTCGCCGAGCTCCACGGCCAGTGGTCGCGGTCGCGCGTCCGCCGTCTGCTCGATGACGGTCGCGTGCTGGTCAACGACCAGCCCGCAAAGCCGGCCACGATCGTCGCGGCCGGCGATCGGATCGAGGTCGACGAGCCGCCGCTGCAGCCGCTCGGCCTCGCCGCCGAGGACATCCCGCTCGTGATCCTCCACGAGGACGAGGCGCTGCTGGTGCTCGACAAGCCGCCCGGGCTCGTCATCCACCCGGCCACCGGGAACCGGTCCGGCACCCTGGTCAACGCCCTGCTCCGGCACTGCAGCACGCTGTCCGGAATCGGCGGGGTCGAGCGACCCGGGATCGTGCATCGCCTCGACAAGGACACCTCCGGCCTGATGGTCGTCGCGAAAACCGAGCGCGCCCACCTCTCGCTGTCGCTCGCCTTCCGCCGGCGGGAGGTCGAGAAGCGCTACCTGGCGGTCTGCTTCGGCGCTCCCGCCGAGCCCGCGGGGGTGATCGAGGGCGCCGTCGGCCGCCACCCCACCGAGCGCAAGCGGATGGCCGTGGTCGAGTCCGGCCGCCCCGCCCGGACCCTCTACACGGTCATCGAACGCCTGTCCGGCACCAGCCTCGTCGAGTGCCGGCCGGTCACCGGCCGCACCCACCAGATCCGGGTCCACCTGGCGCACATCGGGCACGCGCTGGTCGGCGACCAGACGTACGCCGGTCGCCAGTGGCGCAACCTCGAGGACCCCCGCCAGCGCGCCGCATGCCGCGACTTCCCGCGCCAGGCCCTCCACGCCTGGCGGCTCGCCTTCCTCCACCCGGTCACCGGGGAGCGGCACGAGTTCGAGGCCCCACCGCCGGCGGACTTCCTCCTCCTGGTGGAGGCTCTGCGGCCGGGCCGCTGA
- a CDS encoding phenylalanine 4-monooxygenase: MQDYVVSLEADHPGFHDPEYRRRRDQIARLAPPIDGNGEAQEVAYSDGERATWATVFKRLTALYPTHACAEFNQVIDALGYRADAIPQLPEVSRFLTERTGFRLQPVAGLVSPRQFLGKLARRVFCATQYIRHSSQPLYTPEPDLVHELMGHAPMLAIPEFADLSQKIGEGSERADDRQIEQLATLYWFTIEYGLLRTGGEVRAYGAGLLSSYGELEHALSGAVEIRRFDPDLAKDLRYPITTYQPMLWWVEEIAEAFAKMDAFVRGM, from the coding sequence ATGCAGGACTACGTCGTCAGCCTCGAGGCCGACCATCCCGGTTTTCATGACCCTGAGTATCGGCGGCGGCGCGACCAGATCGCGCGGCTCGCTCCCCCCATCGACGGTAATGGCGAGGCGCAGGAGGTCGCCTACAGCGACGGCGAGCGCGCGACCTGGGCCACCGTGTTCAAGCGGCTGACCGCTCTCTACCCGACGCACGCCTGCGCCGAGTTCAACCAGGTGATCGACGCCCTGGGCTACCGCGCCGACGCCATTCCGCAGCTGCCGGAGGTCAGCCGTTTCCTCACCGAGCGGACCGGCTTCCGGCTGCAGCCGGTGGCGGGGCTCGTCTCGCCGCGCCAGTTCCTGGGCAAGCTGGCGCGCCGGGTCTTCTGCGCCACCCAGTACATCCGGCACTCGAGCCAGCCGCTCTACACGCCGGAGCCGGACCTCGTGCACGAGCTGATGGGCCACGCGCCGATGCTGGCCATCCCGGAGTTCGCCGACCTGTCCCAGAAGATCGGCGAGGGCTCCGAGCGCGCCGACGATCGCCAGATCGAGCAGCTCGCCACGCTCTACTGGTTCACGATCGAGTACGGGCTGCTGCGCACCGGTGGCGAGGTGCGGGCCTACGGCGCGGGGCTGCTGTCGAGCTACGGCGAGCTCGAGCACGCGCTGAGCGGGGCAGTCGAGATCCGCCGCTTCGACCCGGACCTGGCCAAGGACCTCCGCTACCCGATCACCACCTACCAGCCGATGCTGTGGTGGGTGGAGGAGATCGCCGAGGCCTTCGCCAAGATGGACGCGTTCGTGCGGGGGATGTAG
- a CDS encoding prolipoprotein diacylglyceryl transferase has product MHPILLDLGFFQVPSYGVLVALGVIAGLLTLKRRADRAGLDGARLVDVGLWLVIWALVGAKGLLVLVELPRYLRDPGELVGLVRAGGVFLGGFAAAVAAGVVLFRRYHLPVLATMDVFVPSVALGQAIGRVGCLMAGCCWGSRCDLPWAITYTDPAAAANVGTPLHVPLHPYPAYEALFNFALFVGLEALHRRRPAPGRVFAAYLLTYGAGRFALEWARGDAARGFVLSGALSTSQLISLGLVVLGTALLVRLPRRTPP; this is encoded by the coding sequence ATGCACCCGATCCTTCTTGACCTCGGCTTCTTCCAGGTGCCGAGCTACGGCGTCCTGGTCGCCCTCGGCGTGATCGCGGGCCTGCTCACCTTGAAGCGGCGGGCCGACCGCGCCGGGCTCGACGGCGCCCGGCTGGTGGATGTCGGCCTCTGGCTCGTCATCTGGGCGCTGGTCGGCGCCAAGGGGCTGTTGGTGCTCGTCGAGCTGCCGCGCTACCTGCGCGACCCGGGCGAGCTGGTCGGCCTGGTGCGGGCCGGTGGAGTCTTCCTCGGCGGCTTCGCCGCGGCCGTGGCCGCGGGCGTCGTGCTGTTCCGCCGCTACCACCTCCCGGTCCTCGCCACGATGGACGTCTTCGTGCCCTCGGTCGCCCTGGGGCAGGCCATCGGCAGGGTCGGGTGCCTGATGGCCGGCTGCTGCTGGGGCAGCCGCTGCGACCTGCCGTGGGCGATCACCTACACCGACCCGGCCGCCGCCGCCAACGTCGGCACGCCGCTGCACGTTCCCCTCCACCCCTACCCCGCCTACGAGGCGCTCTTCAACTTCGCCCTGTTCGTCGGGCTCGAGGCGCTGCACCGCCGGCGGCCGGCGCCCGGACGCGTGTTCGCGGCCTACCTCCTGACCTACGGCGCCGGTCGGTTCGCGCTCGAGTGGGCGCGGGGGGACGCCGCGCGCGGCTTCGTGCTGTCGGGGGCCCTTTCGACCAGCCAGCTGATCTCGCTCGGGCTGGTCGTGCTCGGCACGGCACTGCTCGTCCGGCTGCCGCGCCGCACACCGCCGTGA
- a CDS encoding UDP-N-acetylmuramate dehydrogenase: MSASAGPPRGLRGGVALAPLTTFELGGPARWLVEAGDAAAVVDALRWARERGLPVTVLGGGSNVVVADSGVDGLVLRVVACGVAVEAEAGGVLVTAAAGEPWDALVERCVGEGWAGLECLSGIPGTAGATPIQNVGAYGQEAGDTIERVRAIDRASLEVVELGARDLGLGYRTSTLREQPDRFVVVSVSFRLRPAGSPTIAYPELANALAVERHPPSLAAVRRAVLELRRSKSMVIDPADPNRRSAGSFFVNPVLAPHELRAVQERSLAAGIDEAVPSFPAGGDRRKVPAAWLIERAGFGKGHVAGRVGISTRHALALVNRGGATTGELLGLARGIRTRVGELFGVRLRPEPVFLGFPPGDPLEGGEAG; encoded by the coding sequence ATGAGCGCCAGTGCCGGTCCGCCGAGGGGGCTCCGCGGGGGCGTCGCCCTGGCTCCGCTGACCACGTTCGAGCTGGGCGGGCCGGCTCGCTGGCTGGTCGAGGCGGGGGACGCGGCAGCGGTGGTCGACGCGCTGCGCTGGGCGCGCGAGCGCGGCCTGCCGGTGACCGTGCTCGGTGGCGGCAGCAACGTGGTGGTGGCCGACAGTGGCGTCGACGGCCTGGTGCTGCGGGTCGTCGCGTGCGGCGTGGCGGTTGAGGCCGAGGCCGGCGGGGTGCTGGTGACGGCGGCGGCCGGCGAGCCGTGGGACGCGCTGGTCGAGCGCTGCGTCGGTGAGGGCTGGGCCGGCCTGGAGTGCCTGTCGGGGATCCCCGGGACGGCCGGCGCCACGCCGATCCAGAACGTCGGCGCCTACGGCCAGGAGGCCGGCGACACGATCGAGCGGGTGCGGGCGATCGACCGCGCCTCACTGGAGGTGGTCGAGCTCGGGGCGCGGGACCTCGGCCTCGGCTACCGGACCAGCACGCTGCGCGAGCAGCCCGACCGGTTCGTGGTCGTGTCGGTCAGCTTCCGGCTACGGCCCGCGGGGTCGCCGACGATCGCCTACCCGGAGCTCGCGAACGCGCTCGCCGTGGAACGGCACCCACCGTCGCTGGCGGCGGTCCGCCGGGCGGTGCTCGAGCTGCGGCGCTCGAAGTCGATGGTCATCGACCCGGCCGATCCCAACCGGCGCAGCGCCGGCTCGTTCTTCGTCAACCCGGTGCTGGCGCCGCACGAGCTGCGGGCGGTGCAGGAGCGCTCGCTGGCGGCGGGCATCGACGAGGCGGTACCGAGCTTCCCGGCCGGCGGCGACCGCCGCAAGGTGCCGGCCGCCTGGCTGATCGAGCGCGCCGGGTTCGGCAAGGGGCACGTCGCCGGTCGGGTCGGCATCTCGACCCGGCACGCGCTCGCCCTGGTCAACCGCGGGGGGGCGACGACCGGCGAGCTGCTTGGCCTTGCGCGCGGCATCCGGACCAGGGTCGGCGAACTCTTCGGGGTCCGGCTGCGGCCCGAACCGGTCTTCCTGGGCTTCCCCCCGGGCGATCCCCTGGAGGGTGGCGAGGCCGGCTGA
- a CDS encoding FecR domain-containing protein: protein MTDRHDDLERLDQATAAIRSDRLDDGVVDAATERVWQRISTDLERPIQGCADYQLLIPALVAGRLPAARALLVEDHTRACIACRRALIARRSAALGPVAEPAPPARRGLPRRALIAAAAIAAIGLIALAAGTVGNLVAGRSLTATVDSDGGALQRIDADLTLPLDRGAVVRARQLLRTGRDASAQLRLGDGSLVEVAPRSELELRAGLRGATVELRRGNIIVHAADQGAGRLTVATADCLVAVRGTIFAVDHGLKGSRVSVIEGEVEVRRGGRRDVLAPGDQITTSQRLEPVAIADQVAWSAHAEEHAALLRELYRLQRDVADAIAPRAPRTSSRLLDLVPGDTALYLALPNLADGLDQARTVLEQRLAASPALQGWWQDRMVATGADREIFAVLDRLQPLGEPIGDEVVVALSERGFGPGAGPLALAVLDDPAAFNALLRDELARANAAAGRPVLELVDEPSDHPPSTAGLLVWVDDDLVVAAPRVEQLRAVADRVKGSGGSGFAGSELGERLAEAYREGVTWVFGLDLRVLAAAGAAGPDDAGAVLMEQLGLADATTLVVSSSRDRERRAIRAAVDFDRPRRGIAGWLADPGPIGSLDFVSPGAGFAAAAVSKDAVVIFDELLAALSGIEPEVAGELARLEQEVGIDLRADLAAPLGGEAAFALDGPVVPIPSWKLIVEVYDPEALLHTIERVVAAANRQLAAHGRPGLELGETEIGGRRYHILRRPPDPVELAFVVVDGYLVAAPDAALIEHALQYRASGVTLPRSLAFQELLPSDGNADCSAVVWRNLGTLIESIPDAALGQLPPEARVAIESSGGPGLMCVYGSSDRILATAGGDDLLSGLPLLGVGRLLGGGPRPHGEPSEPLSSPG, encoded by the coding sequence ATGACCGACCGTCACGACGATCTCGAGCGGCTCGACCAGGCCACCGCGGCGATCCGATCCGACCGGCTCGACGACGGCGTGGTCGATGCCGCCACCGAGCGGGTCTGGCAGCGGATCTCGACCGACCTCGAGCGCCCCATCCAGGGCTGCGCGGACTACCAGCTGTTGATTCCCGCGCTGGTCGCCGGCCGCTTGCCGGCGGCGCGCGCCCTGCTGGTCGAGGACCACACTCGCGCCTGCATCGCCTGCCGCCGGGCCCTGATCGCCCGGCGCAGCGCTGCGCTCGGCCCGGTCGCCGAACCGGCCCCCCCGGCTCGACGCGGGCTGCCCCGCCGGGCGCTGATCGCAGCCGCGGCGATCGCGGCCATCGGCCTGATCGCGCTCGCCGCCGGGACCGTCGGCAACCTGGTGGCCGGGCGCAGCCTGACCGCGACCGTGGACTCAGACGGCGGCGCTCTGCAGCGCATCGACGCGGACCTCACGCTGCCGCTCGACCGGGGTGCGGTGGTGCGCGCCCGACAGCTGCTGCGCACCGGCCGCGACGCCTCCGCCCAGCTCCGCCTCGGCGATGGGTCGCTGGTCGAGGTCGCCCCCCGCAGCGAGCTCGAGCTCCGCGCCGGCCTCCGTGGCGCGACCGTCGAGCTGCGGCGCGGCAACATCATCGTCCACGCCGCCGACCAGGGCGCCGGCCGGCTCACCGTCGCCACCGCAGACTGCCTGGTCGCGGTCCGCGGCACGATCTTCGCGGTCGACCACGGCCTCAAGGGCTCCCGCGTCTCGGTCATCGAGGGCGAGGTCGAGGTCCGTCGCGGCGGCCGCCGCGATGTCCTCGCTCCCGGGGATCAGATCACGACCAGCCAGCGTCTCGAGCCGGTGGCGATCGCCGATCAGGTCGCCTGGAGCGCGCACGCCGAGGAGCATGCGGCGCTGCTCCGCGAGCTGTACCGCCTCCAGCGCGACGTGGCGGACGCGATCGCGCCGCGCGCACCGCGGACCTCGTCCCGGCTTCTCGACCTCGTGCCCGGCGACACGGCGCTGTACCTCGCGCTCCCCAACCTGGCGGACGGCCTGGACCAGGCCCGCACCGTCCTCGAGCAGCGCCTCGCCGCCAGCCCGGCGCTGCAGGGCTGGTGGCAGGACCGGATGGTCGCCACCGGCGCCGACCGCGAGATCTTCGCCGTCCTGGACCGGCTGCAGCCGCTCGGCGAGCCGATCGGCGACGAGGTGGTGGTGGCCCTGTCCGAGCGCGGCTTCGGCCCCGGCGCCGGTCCGCTGGCGCTGGCCGTGCTGGACGACCCGGCAGCGTTCAACGCGCTCCTGCGCGATGAGCTGGCGCGGGCCAACGCGGCCGCCGGCCGGCCCGTGCTCGAGCTGGTCGACGAGCCGTCGGACCACCCGCCGTCCACCGCCGGCCTCCTGGTCTGGGTCGACGATGATCTGGTCGTGGCCGCGCCCCGGGTCGAGCAGCTGCGCGCGGTCGCCGACCGGGTCAAGGGGTCCGGCGGGAGCGGGTTCGCGGGCAGCGAGCTCGGCGAGCGGCTGGCCGAGGCCTACCGGGAGGGCGTGACGTGGGTCTTCGGCCTCGACCTCCGCGTCCTCGCCGCCGCCGGCGCGGCCGGCCCGGACGACGCCGGAGCCGTGTTGATGGAGCAGCTCGGCCTCGCCGACGCGACCACCCTGGTGGTGAGCTCGTCGCGCGACCGGGAGCGCCGCGCGATCCGCGCCGCCGTCGACTTCGACCGCCCCCGGCGCGGCATCGCCGGCTGGCTCGCCGATCCCGGACCGATCGGCAGCCTCGACTTCGTGTCGCCCGGCGCGGGCTTCGCGGCGGCGGCCGTGTCGAAGGACGCCGTGGTGATCTTCGACGAGCTGCTGGCCGCCCTCAGCGGCATTGAACCGGAGGTGGCGGGCGAGCTCGCCCGACTCGAGCAGGAGGTCGGGATCGACCTGCGCGCCGATCTTGCCGCCCCGCTCGGCGGCGAGGCGGCCTTCGCCCTCGACGGGCCGGTCGTCCCGATCCCCTCGTGGAAGCTGATCGTCGAGGTCTACGACCCGGAGGCCCTGCTCCACACCATCGAGCGAGTCGTCGCCGCGGCCAACCGCCAGCTCGCCGCCCACGGCCGTCCCGGGCTCGAGCTCGGCGAGACCGAGATCGGGGGGCGCCGGTACCACATCCTGCGCCGCCCACCCGACCCGGTCGAGCTGGCGTTCGTCGTCGTCGACGGCTACCTGGTGGCGGCCCCCGACGCGGCGCTGATCGAGCACGCCCTGCAGTACCGCGCCTCCGGCGTCACCCTGCCGCGCAGCCTGGCCTTCCAGGAGCTGCTCCCGAGCGACGGCAACGCCGACTGCTCCGCCGTGGTCTGGCGCAACCTGGGCACCCTGATCGAGTCGATCCCGGACGCTGCCCTCGGCCAGCTTCCGCCCGAGGCCAGGGTCGCGATCGAGAGCAGCGGCGGGCCCGGCCTGATGTGCGTCTACGGCAGCAGCGACCGGATCCTGGCGACCGCAGGCGGCGACGATCTGCTGAGCGGGCTGCCGCTGCTCGGCGTCGGCCGGCTGCTCGGCGGCGGCCCCCGACCGCACGGCGAGCCCTCGGAACCGCTATCATCACCGGGATGA
- a CDS encoding ABC transporter ATP-binding protein: MTATTPAAPAVVELDGLSVRLGGRPVLTELRASLGGHAIGLLGPNGAGKTTLLRTLLDFFRPCAGSARVLGQPITGDGKELRSRIGYMPESDAFIAGQTAVRFVRLMGELSGLPPRAALERAHEALFYVGLGEARYRKVGTFSTGMKQMVKLAQALVHGPRLLMLDEPTNGLDPPARARMLELIRDIRDRGETHVLLSSHLLADVESVCDEVLILKQGRVAACCSLAEQRRANRSFVELELAQPAAGFADGLAALGCEVALAGDRRLKLVMPASVTVRDLFEVAARRRAAIRRLDCKRDSLQDIFLRAMEDDHGGL, translated from the coding sequence ATGACCGCCACCACACCGGCCGCGCCAGCCGTTGTCGAGCTGGACGGGCTCTCCGTCCGGCTCGGCGGCCGCCCGGTGCTGACCGAGCTCCGGGCGTCACTCGGTGGCCACGCCATCGGGCTCCTCGGCCCGAACGGCGCCGGCAAGACCACCCTGCTGCGCACCCTGCTCGACTTCTTCCGCCCCTGCGCCGGCAGCGCCCGCGTCCTCGGCCAGCCGATCACCGGCGACGGCAAGGAGCTGCGGTCGCGAATCGGCTACATGCCCGAAAGCGATGCTTTCATCGCCGGTCAGACCGCGGTCCGCTTCGTCCGCCTGATGGGCGAGCTCAGCGGGCTTCCCCCCCGAGCCGCGCTCGAGCGGGCGCACGAGGCGCTGTTCTACGTCGGCCTCGGCGAGGCCCGCTACCGCAAGGTCGGCACCTTCTCGACCGGCATGAAGCAGATGGTCAAGCTCGCCCAGGCACTGGTCCACGGCCCCCGGCTGCTGATGCTGGACGAGCCGACCAACGGCCTCGACCCGCCGGCACGGGCGCGCATGCTCGAGCTGATCCGCGACATCAGGGACCGTGGCGAGACCCACGTCCTGCTGTCGTCGCATCTGCTCGCCGACGTCGAGTCGGTGTGCGACGAGGTGCTGATCCTCAAGCAGGGCCGGGTCGCCGCCTGCTGCAGCCTCGCCGAGCAGCGGCGTGCGAACCGGTCGTTCGTCGAGCTCGAGCTGGCCCAGCCCGCGGCCGGCTTCGCCGACGGCCTCGCCGCGCTGGGCTGCGAGGTGGCCCTCGCCGGAGACCGCCGGCTCAAGCTGGTGATGCCCGCATCGGTGACCGTCCGCGACCTGTTCGAGGTCGCCGCCCGGCGCCGGGCCGCCATCCGGCGGCTGGACTGCAAGCGCGACTCGCTGCAGGACATCTTCCTGCGCGCCATGGAGGACGACCATGGCGGTCTATGA
- a CDS encoding ABC transporter ATP-binding protein: protein MSPDTITLRDVSKFYGEVLGVNRISLDLKPGLTGLVGPNGSGKSTLMHLLTGLLRPTRGEISVLGLSPADPERLLEVVGYCTQYDSFPSGSTGLSFLRHSLALHGLPAAEADRRSWELLAQVGLSDAARRRIAGYSKGMRQRIKLARALCHAPRVLVLDEPLNGLDPMGRAEMIRLFQDLAADGRFVIVSSHILHEVGAICDAVVMVHGGSVVAEGQIRTVREEITSQPIQVLVRCDRPQAIAARAFTFDHVVEAKLLDDGASVLIRTRDADAFYAALTGMVIESGVAVETVLPADESMDAVYGYLIGQPGAPT, encoded by the coding sequence GTGAGCCCCGACACCATCACCCTGCGCGACGTCTCGAAGTTCTACGGCGAGGTCCTCGGCGTCAACCGGATCTCGCTCGACCTCAAGCCCGGCCTGACCGGGCTGGTCGGCCCCAACGGCTCCGGCAAGAGCACCCTGATGCACCTGCTGACCGGACTGCTGCGCCCCACCCGGGGCGAGATCTCGGTGCTGGGGCTGTCGCCCGCCGACCCGGAACGCCTGCTCGAGGTCGTCGGCTACTGCACCCAGTACGACTCGTTCCCGTCCGGGTCGACCGGCCTGTCCTTCCTTCGCCACTCCCTCGCGCTGCACGGGCTGCCCGCGGCCGAGGCCGACCGCCGTTCCTGGGAGCTGCTCGCGCAGGTCGGGCTGAGCGATGCCGCCCGCCGCCGGATTGCGGGTTACTCCAAGGGCATGCGGCAGCGGATCAAGCTCGCCCGCGCGCTGTGCCACGCGCCGCGCGTGCTGGTGCTCGACGAACCCCTCAATGGGCTCGACCCGATGGGCCGCGCCGAGATGATCCGGCTGTTCCAGGACCTGGCCGCGGACGGCCGCTTCGTGATCGTGTCCAGCCACATCCTGCACGAGGTCGGCGCGATCTGCGACGCCGTGGTCATGGTTCACGGCGGCTCGGTGGTTGCGGAGGGCCAGATCCGCACGGTGCGCGAGGAGATCACCAGCCAGCCGATCCAGGTCCTGGTCCGCTGCGACCGGCCGCAGGCGATCGCGGCGCGGGCCTTCACGTTCGACCACGTGGTCGAGGCCAAGCTGCTCGACGACGGGGCGAGCGTGCTGATCCGGACCCGGGACGCCGACGCCTTCTACGCCGCCCTCACCGGCATGGTCATCGAGTCGGGGGTGGCGGTGGAGACGGTGCTGCCGGCGGACGAGAGCATGGACGCCGTCTACGGTTACCTGATCGGCCAGCCGGGAGCCCCGACATGA
- a CDS encoding sigma-70 family RNA polymerase sigma factor, translated as MEAALARSQPSPPGQWLEPIYRRHAAAVMHTAYRITGSAADAEDVLQTVFVRLARRADPPDLDRGAAAYLRRAATNAALDLVRSRSVRTATALESAPAAAAADPAPGPDRLHHGHELGRRLRRAIAGLSRRHAEIFVLRYLEGLDNPAIAALFDTTPASIAVTLHRTRERLADELAPYLGGSP; from the coding sequence GTGGAGGCAGCGCTCGCCAGATCCCAACCGTCGCCGCCCGGCCAGTGGCTCGAGCCGATCTACCGGCGTCACGCCGCGGCCGTGATGCACACCGCGTACCGCATCACCGGCAGCGCCGCCGACGCCGAGGACGTGCTGCAGACCGTGTTCGTGCGTCTCGCCCGGCGAGCCGATCCGCCCGACCTGGACCGGGGCGCCGCCGCCTACCTGCGCCGGGCCGCCACCAACGCTGCGCTCGACCTCGTCCGGTCGCGGTCGGTCCGCACCGCAACCGCGCTCGAGTCCGCGCCGGCGGCGGCCGCCGCCGACCCGGCGCCCGGCCCCGACCGCCTCCACCATGGTCACGAGCTCGGGCGCCGGCTGCGCCGGGCGATCGCCGGGCTGAGCCGGCGCCACGCCGAGATCTTCGTCCTGCGCTACCTCGAGGGCCTCGACAACCCGGCCATCGCCGCGCTCTTCGACACCACCCCGGCCTCGATCGCCGTGACCCTGCACCGAACCCGCGAGCGGCTGGCGGATGAGCTCGCGCCGTACCTCGGAGGATCTCCATGA
- a CDS encoding Rieske 2Fe-2S domain-containing protein: MQRIASTQDIPAGGLRFSYREGPFDEEGILLVTADGGVRAFKNQCRHLPTPLDHADPGELWDRDQRHLLCSSHGARYRPGDGLCVAGPCAGSHLKALPIVLRDGEVFLDTAKLGGFFAV; the protein is encoded by the coding sequence ATGCAGCGGATCGCGAGCACCCAGGACATCCCGGCCGGCGGCCTGCGGTTCAGCTACCGCGAGGGGCCGTTCGACGAAGAGGGCATCCTGCTCGTGACCGCCGACGGCGGCGTGCGCGCCTTCAAGAACCAGTGCCGGCACCTGCCGACCCCGCTCGACCACGCCGATCCCGGAGAGCTGTGGGATCGGGACCAGCGCCACCTGCTCTGCAGCTCGCACGGCGCCCGCTACCGACCGGGCGACGGGCTGTGCGTCGCCGGTCCGTGCGCCGGCTCCCACCTCAAGGCCCTCCCGATCGTCCTCCGCGACGGCGAGGTCTTCCTCGACACCGCGAAGCTGGGCGGGTTCTTTGCGGTGTAG